Within the Paenibacillus sp. AN1007 genome, the region TATCGGTTCGAACGCAGCGCAGTTTCTGGAGCATCCGGTACGCTGGATTGGCGTAATTGTGTTCATTGCAGCTTCTCTATGGGCTAGCCGAAAATTGGAGCGTCACTTTACCCGGCTCAACCCGGATCAGAATGAACAGAAGCCGCTGCACCAGGCATCAGGGAATTCCATATCTTCATAACTTGAGTCAGGCAAATACCATGGGTAGAGCAGTGGCATGCTGCATGTCCATTTGAAATTGAATTTAAATTTTTAACGGCTGCTGTCCGTGAGCATGTCAATCTAATCAAGGGAGGTCTCTGGATGATTAAAAGTGTCTTTGATTTTGATAACGAACTGCATCAGATGAATGAGGAAGAGCTGAGATCGCTGCTGCGCGAGCTTTATCTGCGAACAGATATGGCGCTGCATGACAAGAGCGGAGAAGCGCATTACACGCAGTTTGCAGAGAGACAGCAGCAGTTGTTCAGCCGCCTGCATGAAGAGCGAAAGCTGCAAAAGGCGGGACGCCCACTGCCCGATCTGCAGCATGCACAGGAAATTCATATTGCTATTGGTGAATCGCCTCTGGGAAGTATCAAAGTAGCCTTGGGAAAATTCCCGGGTCGGGAAAGTCGCCGTTTTTTTTCACTGAATGATTATTATGGCATCGGTCCATTGGGAGATTTGACAGACGCATGCGCGCTGCAGCGAAGGCACTTATGGCTGCTGGAACGGCTTCACCTGACAGAGCATGGAAGTTATCTCCTGCAGGGTCTGGAGCAGCTGCGGCATTTAGAATCATTTATGAGTTCAATTGGTGAAGAGATCAAGGTCATGATCTGGTATGCAAACAATGGTCATGAACGAACCGGCCTGCTCTATGCTCTTCATCTGCTGCGTCATCGTCAAAATCCGATTAAACTAATCGATACCACAGCGCTGTACTCCGTTCTGTTTGAAGGTTCTGAACGGCATGTCCTCCACTTGGGTGAGCTGACGTCCGATCAGCTGTCCATGATGTGGGAGCACAGAGGGAATGCCGATCCGTTATCATCAGAGCAGCGGAACCTTCTGGAGCAGGAGTGGTTGGAACTGGCCGCACAGCCCGGAACACTGAGAATGTGGAAAGACGATGCGGTTTGCAGCGTGCCTGAGGACAGTCTTGATGAATTCATTATGGAACAGGTAGCAAAACTTACTGCCGAACGGACAACAGGTGAATTCATCAATACAGCTCGTGTTGTGGGAGAAGTGCTGGGCAGCCTGCCTCAGGCTGTCGGTGATTCCTTTATTGAATATCGGGTGCGTCAGCTTATACTTCAGGGCAAGCTCGACATGGAAGGCAGCCCTCGTGCCATGCGTTTCTATCGTGTCCGAATGACAGGCACAGTCTAGTTCTCGACAAGCATTTGTAACCCTGTTATATACTGCGATGTTTAGACACTATAATTTTGCCACAGCTTCGTTAACGGTCCATCTTTTCCATACACCGGGTCTGTCTCCGGCAGTGGAACCTCTTGAATCTCTCGCAGCACGTTTGGGCGCTCCCCTTCTTCCCCTGTACGTGTGTTGTAACTCATCCCTCCGGGATAGGCGCCGGCGATTCGAAAATCGGAACTGGCCTCCAGACGTTTATGGCCGGTTCCGGCAGGCAGTACAACGACATCTCCGCTCTCCAGATAAACTTTCTTTCCTTGCTCACCGCCAATAATCAACTTCACAAATCCACTCACTACGGCAAGAGCCTCATGGGCATTGCTGTGATAATGATGATAATCAAATACACCGTTGATCCAGCTGTTGCCCCAGCCGTTGCGATTCAAGCGGGATGCAGCATGGGCAGGCTCGATACGCCAAACCCCTTTGTATAAAAGCACAGGCAGAACTGGATGGTTTGGAATAACCCCATCATCTTGAAAATGCATACGTTGAATCTCGTTGTAATTGGGTTTTGGATCACTCATCTTGATTCACCTCTTTCCATTCATTAACCTGTCATTACAGGAGCAAACAAAAAAATATTGTAAAATGATACAAAATGTATCATTTTAAGTTTATACTGATGTCATAGACTCTCTTCACAGTGCCCGATGTATAAATGTATAGGGGGAAAGTGTGTGAACATTGTGGTAACCGGAGCTTCTGGATTCGTTGGATTTCATCTTTCGCAGTATTTGGCACAAAAGGGGCATCAGATCACCCTGCTGGATCAGGACGACTATTGTCAGAGACTTGTTCACCTCTCACCACTGCATGACATGCCTTATATCCAGTGCAACCTTGCTGAGGACAGCCTCCATCTGCCCCACAACACGGATTACATCATTCATCTTGCTGCTATGCCTCACGTCGACTATTCATATCATCATCCCGCAGAGGTGTTCCGCAATAATACACTCAGCACACAAGCGGTCCTGCAGTATGCTGCAGACCGTAACATTCCTCTTTTACTAGCTTCATCCGTTGAGGTGTATGGCGGTGAATGGGGCAGGGTTTACAGCGAGTCTGATCCTTATGCGCCTGTCTCCCCATATTCAGCTTCGAAAGCAGCCTGCGAGATGTTGGCACATTCTTATGCTCAATGTTATCAGCTTCCAGTGAACATATTTCGTTTAACCAACCTGTATGGGCCATGGCAGCTGCCTGACCGTATTATTCCGCGCAACTTTGGACGGATGCTGGATGGACTGCCGCTCGATATTCAAGGGTCAGCTGTTCGGGACTTTCTGTATATTGATGATGCTGTGCGCGCAATAGAGCAGATTATGATCCGCAGTCAAGACGGACAGACCTATAACATTTCTACCGGAATCGGAACAACGATGCAGGAGATTGGCATGCTGCTGGAGCCGCTGGATCAATCTGCTGCTGCAAAAGTGATACGGGAACAGGAGCCCACGCAATCCAGAGGTTCAAGCCTCGTTGTTCATTCAGGCAAGCTGCGTGCAGCGTTTGGCTGGTATCCAAAGACTACACTGGAGCAGGGACTGGAGAAAACGTTCCGGTGGTATCAGGAGCATGCCGACTGGGTCAGGCTGTTCAGCAGGGAATATCACACAACGCGTGAAAGCCGCAGCTTTATTATTGATATGGCGCGTTACTCGGTACCTGCGATGTAAATCAAACGAAAAAAGCCAGGGAAGGGTGGTTGTTTCAACACCTTCCTTGGCTTTTTTGTGCCTCCGTCACCTATATCAAATGCTCAGAACCGAATCTAAACATGGACAGTCAGGCTGGTTTACCATGCTCCAGCCGTCTTCATGCAGGATACGCACAGACCAGCTGAGTATGCAAACCCGACTGCATTATTCGTGATGTTTTTTCACATCGGCCACTTTATCTTGAACGGCCCCTTTGGCCTTATCCATTTTACCCTCAGCCTGAAGGGACTTATTGTTCGTTGCGTTACCGACTTGATCCTTCACTTCGCCTTTGGCTTTGTTAATGCCTGCTTTAATTTTATCGCCAGTTGAATTACTCATATCGAACATCTCCTTCGTTGTCTGGTGTAGTCCTTATTAACCGGGCTGAAGAATATTTAAACGTTCACGTTCAGAAGACATTTAAAATTTGTTCTGCAGTTTTGTCAGATTTCATCTCTTTGTGAAGTCATCTAAGTAGAGGCATTTTTCAAGGATGCCGCACCAGATCAAGAGGAGATGTTATGATTATGAGTAACTATATCGGGAATGCTGCGTACTGTTATGCCAACTCTGCTGCAATGTTATTATCGTCTATTGGAGAGCGTATTGAACCGGGATTGGTGGAAGTGCTGGGTGGATTTTCGTTGGGGGCATTTCTGGCACCGAATGAGATCCTTTACTTTGATAACTGCAGCCAGAGCCCAGACTATGCTGTAACCAAAGCATTGAATATTCTAGGTTTCACGGTGAAGGAAAAGGCGTATGAACGCGGCTGCGACATGCCATTGGATGAGCTTAGGGTGTCTTTAAGCGAAGGTCCGGTCATGGTTGGACCGCTGAACATGGGGAAGCTCAATTACAATCCCAATTACAGAGCACTTGAAGGTTCTGATCATTATGTGTTGTTATTACGCCTGGAAGGCAATGAGGTGCTGCTGCATGATCCGGCGGGATTCCCTCATGTGTACTTGGGACTGGAGCAGCTTGAAGAGGCATGGAGATATGAGTTTCCTTGGAGTGCAGAGGTGTATCGCAGCTGGTGGCGTCCTGAGCGTATAGAGCATCCGGACAGAGCAGAGGTAAATCGGCGGGCTTGTGTCTGGTTCCAGACAAGTATAGTCGAGCAGAACAGGGATAAGGTGTACACAGGCAGGACGGGAGCTTCAGCGATCCTTCGCAAGGCAGAGCAGATCCGCTTGGGCGATCTGAGCGATAATGAATGGGCACATTATGTCTATTTTACACTACCGGTAGGTGCACGGCGGGCGGAGGATTACCGTCTCTTTTTTGAAAAGATAAACCCCGCATTATCTGCTCTGAAGCATACCCAGTCCCTGCAGATGGGAGCATGTCAGAGCCGCCTCGTATCCCGCAGCTGGGGGGAAGCTGGTGAATGGATGAAGAAGCTGGCTGATACAGAAACGAGAATAGAGGCAGAGATGATGAGGATGGAGCTTAATGAAGCTCGATGAATCTTGATTGGATCAGCAGAAGGGACAGATCCGGTTTATGACTGTATAGAGAGGAGACAGGGATATGCATGAAGTACCGACTGGCAAACAATATAAGGACATTACAGCTCAAAGGTCTGACCATCACTCATGGATCTCTGGTGATTACTCCGGGATGCCGGATCGTATCATTGTGCAGCACATCCAGCAGGGAGACAGTCAGGCATTTGAAGAAATGGTGCGTCGATATCGTTCACAGCTGCATCGCTTCGTACGAGGCATCATACAGGATGAAGGCCTTGCAGATGATGTGGTACAGGAAGGTCTTATTCGTGCCTTCATGCATATGGATCAACTGCTGGATGCTGATCGTCTGCTCGCCTGGCTGCAGCGAATTGTGAAAAATCAGGCATATTCTCAAGTACAGCGAAGAATCCGTTTGAAAGAACAATATTTTTCGTCTTTTGCAGTCAAAAGGGACCATTCATCCGTCGGGGCTTTCTGGAGTGAACAGGATTCCTTGGACCAGCATCTGAACCAATGGATCGGTCCCACCCAGCTGCATGCACAAGAACAGTTTCGCGACCCTTTTTACGCAGCCGCTGCCCAGGACCTGAATCAGTATATTTATCAACTGCTGGCTGGACTTCATGAGAAGGAACGGCTTGTTTGTTATCATCACTGGATTGAACATATGTCACCCCAGGAAATTGCAATTCATACCAATCTATCTACAGCTAATGTGTATCAGATCCTGTCCCGTTCCCGCAAAAAGGTAACCAGGCATCATATTCAGCAAGCTGTGAATGAAATGCTGACAGAGAACATCCCTTCCCTACTCCAGTGTGTGGTGCTGAGGGAACCGCAGACATTCCGATCTCCTCAGACATGTAGCTCTGCAGCAGCAGCCATTCATGAGATGTTAAGCTATATAGGTCCGTCGGTATCTCTACCCATGGTTATGGGCTGCAGCGGGCTGGCCTTTCGGATCACCATATATCCAGCCGATATCCATATTGCGGGACCCACGGCTTATAATTTTAAAGAAGTGCTGGGCAGAGGACTGCGGCACATGGGTTATCTTCCTTCTGCTGTTGAGGCAGCTTCCAGTGAAGCCGGACTGAATGCTAATCTGGTTGATCCCGCATGGCTGCAGGATGCTGCGAAGGACAAGCGCATACTGAACCCCAGACTGGTTCGGGCACTTTCAATGATTCGCTACTCGGTATCCAGGGGCCTTCCAGCGGTCGTGTGGGATTTGAACATTCCTGAGTTCGGATTGATCTATGGCTATGATGATCAGATTCGTAAACTGCATGGTGTGGATTATATTCAGGCAGCTGCAGTTCCATATGACCATCTGGGGA harbors:
- a CDS encoding DUF1835 domain-containing protein, encoding MIKSVFDFDNELHQMNEEELRSLLRELYLRTDMALHDKSGEAHYTQFAERQQQLFSRLHEERKLQKAGRPLPDLQHAQEIHIAIGESPLGSIKVALGKFPGRESRRFFSLNDYYGIGPLGDLTDACALQRRHLWLLERLHLTEHGSYLLQGLEQLRHLESFMSSIGEEIKVMIWYANNGHERTGLLYALHLLRHRQNPIKLIDTTALYSVLFEGSERHVLHLGELTSDQLSMMWEHRGNADPLSSEQRNLLEQEWLELAAQPGTLRMWKDDAVCSVPEDSLDEFIMEQVAKLTAERTTGEFINTARVVGEVLGSLPQAVGDSFIEYRVRQLILQGKLDMEGSPRAMRFYRVRMTGTV
- a CDS encoding cupin domain-containing protein, with translation MSDPKPNYNEIQRMHFQDDGVIPNHPVLPVLLYKGVWRIEPAHAASRLNRNGWGNSWINGVFDYHHYHSNAHEALAVVSGFVKLIIGGEQGKKVYLESGDVVVLPAGTGHKRLEASSDFRIAGAYPGGMSYNTRTGEEGERPNVLREIQEVPLPETDPVYGKDGPLTKLWQNYSV
- a CDS encoding NAD-dependent epimerase/dehydratase family protein — protein: MNIVVTGASGFVGFHLSQYLAQKGHQITLLDQDDYCQRLVHLSPLHDMPYIQCNLAEDSLHLPHNTDYIIHLAAMPHVDYSYHHPAEVFRNNTLSTQAVLQYAADRNIPLLLASSVEVYGGEWGRVYSESDPYAPVSPYSASKAACEMLAHSYAQCYQLPVNIFRLTNLYGPWQLPDRIIPRNFGRMLDGLPLDIQGSAVRDFLYIDDAVRAIEQIMIRSQDGQTYNISTGIGTTMQEIGMLLEPLDQSAAAKVIREQEPTQSRGSSLVVHSGKLRAAFGWYPKTTLEQGLEKTFRWYQEHADWVRLFSREYHTTRESRSFIIDMARYSVPAM
- a CDS encoding CsbD family protein, which gives rise to MSNSTGDKIKAGINKAKGEVKDQVGNATNNKSLQAEGKMDKAKGAVQDKVADVKKHHE
- a CDS encoding sigma-70 family RNA polymerase sigma factor, giving the protein MHEVPTGKQYKDITAQRSDHHSWISGDYSGMPDRIIVQHIQQGDSQAFEEMVRRYRSQLHRFVRGIIQDEGLADDVVQEGLIRAFMHMDQLLDADRLLAWLQRIVKNQAYSQVQRRIRLKEQYFSSFAVKRDHSSVGAFWSEQDSLDQHLNQWIGPTQLHAQEQFRDPFYAAAAQDLNQYIYQLLAGLHEKERLVCYHHWIEHMSPQEIAIHTNLSTANVYQILSRSRKKVTRHHIQQAVNEMLTENIPSLLQCVVLREPQTFRSPQTCSSAAAAIHEMLSYIGPSVSLPMVMGCSGLAFRITIYPADIHIAGPTAYNFKEVLGRGLRHMGYLPSAVEAASSEAGLNANLVDPAWLQDAAKDKRILNPRLVRALSMIRYSVSRGLPAVVWDLNIPEFGLIYGYDDQIRKLHGVDYIQAAAVPYDHLGRGVNEEIFVLTVEPERMREEIHVQAVLQVILAHYKGYDPYAMPGTICGLGAYAAWREALREGKVEPNGHAYNIAVLRDARHYAREFFRELSQLWTESADQQTKVRLNDVQDVRMRMDVNRLIALSQLAEEQYRLIADRLYRLVQYFPFPDGGKPNHKVHADKAISVLHDVEQMEYSAVTILEEMLAALENMERNLQDTD